One part of the Bacillus sp. FJAT-45350 genome encodes these proteins:
- a CDS encoding LLM class flavin-dependent oxidoreductase, whose protein sequence is MSEKTLSNTKYSVLDLAPILEGYSASDSFKNSLQLAQCVEELGYKRFWLAEHHNMPGIASSATSVVIGYIAGGTSKIRVGSGGVMLPNHAPLVIAEQFGTLESMYPGRIDLGLGRAPGTDPHTAQALRRSQRYDGNDFPEQVEELRLFLNPTYKRHVRAIPGEGLSIPIWLLGSSGFSAQLAGKLGLPFAFASHFAPDYLLPALDLYRKNFQPSETLDKPYVMIGANVIASETDEKARWLATSQEQAFLNIIRGKSGKLMPPVENIEELWNMNEKAMVQKMLHYSVSGSPMKVKEKLQQFLNETQADEIIINTHVYDQEARMESYGLLSEIVNG, encoded by the coding sequence ATGTCTGAAAAAACTTTATCTAATACAAAATATTCTGTCCTTGACCTTGCTCCTATATTAGAAGGATACTCGGCAAGTGACTCCTTTAAAAATAGTTTACAACTAGCTCAATGTGTTGAAGAACTTGGATATAAGCGTTTCTGGCTTGCTGAACACCATAACATGCCAGGTATTGCTAGCTCTGCTACATCAGTAGTCATTGGATACATAGCTGGTGGTACATCAAAAATCAGAGTAGGCTCTGGTGGTGTGATGCTTCCTAATCATGCTCCACTCGTAATTGCTGAACAATTTGGAACGCTAGAATCGATGTATCCCGGCCGAATTGATTTAGGTTTAGGGCGTGCACCTGGAACTGATCCACATACAGCACAAGCATTACGTCGAAGTCAACGATACGACGGTAATGACTTTCCTGAACAAGTAGAAGAATTGCGTTTATTTCTAAATCCAACCTATAAACGACATGTTCGTGCGATTCCTGGTGAAGGGCTTTCTATTCCAATTTGGTTATTAGGTTCAAGTGGATTTAGTGCACAGTTAGCTGGGAAACTCGGTTTACCATTTGCATTCGCTAGCCACTTTGCTCCAGATTATTTATTACCTGCATTAGATTTGTATCGTAAAAACTTCCAGCCTTCAGAAACGCTTGATAAGCCTTATGTAATGATTGGTGCAAACGTAATAGCTTCAGAGACGGATGAAAAAGCAAGATGGCTTGCAACTTCTCAAGAACAAGCATTTCTAAACATTATCCGTGGAAAATCAGGAAAGCTAATGCCTCCAGTTGAGAACATAGAGGAACTATGGAACATGAATGAAAAAGCTATGGTTCAAAAAATGCTTCACTATTCAGTATCTGGAAGTCCAATGAAAGTGAAGGAAAAGCTTCAGCAATTCCTCAACGAAACACAAGCAGACGAAATCATTATCAATACACATGTCTATGATCAAGAGGCACGAATGGAATCATATGGACTTTTATCCGAAATAGTAAATGGGTAG
- a CDS encoding SET domain-containing protein, giving the protein MIEIKISRVSDGEFNRGVFATQDIAKGQLFHEAPVVPYPNEEHEHIEKTILADYVYEYGINHTAVVLGYGMLFNHSYEPNATYDINFDNHTFDYYAYKDIKAGEEIFINYNGDVDDNEPLWFNKE; this is encoded by the coding sequence ATGATCGAGATAAAGATATCAAGAGTTAGTGACGGGGAATTTAATCGTGGTGTATTTGCCACACAGGATATAGCAAAAGGACAACTTTTTCATGAAGCACCAGTTGTACCATATCCGAATGAGGAACATGAGCATATAGAGAAAACAATTCTTGCAGATTATGTTTATGAATATGGAATTAACCACACAGCAGTTGTGTTAGGTTACGGAATGCTATTTAATCATTCCTATGAGCCTAATGCTACGTATGATATTAATTTTGATAACCACACTTTTGACTACTATGCTTACAAAGATATTAAAGCTGGTGAAGAGATATTTATTAATTATAATGGTGACGTTGATGACAACGAACCACTATGGTTTAATAAAGAATAA
- a CDS encoding toprim domain-containing protein — MVDKVLIVEGTNDRKRVKRVIDEPVEIICTYGTLSDEKLETLIFPVEDLDVYILVDEDEAGEKLRKQLNHELPNATHIYTLKEYRQVETTPYKYLAQVLRGHFAVKAMV, encoded by the coding sequence ATGGTTGACAAGGTGTTAATCGTTGAGGGAACGAACGACCGTAAAAGAGTCAAACGTGTGATTGATGAACCTGTTGAAATCATTTGTACATATGGTACGTTAAGTGATGAAAAGCTTGAGACATTAATTTTTCCAGTCGAGGATTTAGATGTTTATATTCTTGTAGACGAGGATGAAGCTGGGGAAAAGCTGAGAAAACAATTAAATCATGAATTACCAAATGCAACTCACATATATACGTTGAAAGAATATCGTCAGGTAGAAACAACACCTTATAAGTATCTTGCTCAAGTGTTGAGAGGACATTTTGCTGTAAAAGCTATGGTGTGA
- the htpX gene encoding protease HtpX codes for MGKRFLFFILTNILVMTTIIIVWSLITTFTDIGGTFDTGGPGLGIDLVALGVFSLIVGFSGSFISLAMSRFIAKKMMKVKVLDPNGSLSHDERVVVEKVHRLSRAAGLAHMPEVGIYQSPEVNAFATGPSKKRSLVAVSSGLLNVMDDDAVEGVIAHEVAHVANGDMVTMTLLQGVVNTFVVFFSRIAAILVSRFVRQEMQVVVQFAAIIIFQILFSILGSLVVMAFSRYREFHADQGGADLAGRDKMAHALRSLKGYVDRANVKDRTDDSAIQTMKISGKGGMMRLFSSHPDLDERIARLEQR; via the coding sequence ATGGGAAAACGCTTTTTGTTTTTTATTTTAACAAACATACTTGTTATGACGACAATCATCATTGTATGGTCACTAATCACTACCTTTACTGATATCGGTGGTACTTTTGATACTGGTGGACCTGGATTAGGAATTGATTTAGTCGCTTTAGGGGTATTTAGTTTAATTGTTGGTTTCTCAGGGTCTTTTATCTCCCTAGCTATGTCAAGATTCATTGCAAAAAAAATGATGAAGGTCAAAGTACTCGACCCGAATGGTTCGTTATCACACGATGAGCGCGTTGTTGTAGAAAAAGTTCATCGCTTATCACGTGCAGCTGGTTTAGCACATATGCCTGAAGTAGGAATTTATCAGTCTCCTGAAGTGAATGCGTTTGCAACAGGCCCTTCGAAAAAACGTTCTCTCGTTGCAGTTTCATCAGGATTACTTAATGTGATGGATGATGATGCAGTTGAAGGTGTTATCGCCCATGAGGTAGCACACGTAGCAAACGGGGACATGGTTACGATGACGTTATTACAAGGTGTCGTCAATACATTCGTTGTCTTCTTCTCAAGAATTGCAGCAATTCTTGTATCTCGTTTTGTTCGTCAGGAAATGCAAGTCGTTGTTCAGTTTGCAGCAATTATCATTTTCCAAATTTTATTTTCGATACTTGGAAGTCTTGTCGTTATGGCATTCTCACGTTACAGAGAATTCCACGCTGACCAAGGTGGAGCTGATTTAGCTGGTCGAGACAAAATGGCACATGCATTACGCTCACTAAAAGGGTATGTAGACCGTGCTAACGTAAAAGACCGTACTGATGATTCAGCGATCCAAACAATGAAAATCAGCGGAAAAGGTGGCATGATGAGACTATTCTCCTCTCACCCAGATTTAGATGAACGAATTGCACGTTTAGAACAACGTTAA
- a CDS encoding DMT family transporter, with amino-acid sequence MTNLKKSRIIGICLVLTGAILWGVSGSVAQYLFEEHGFNAEWLVVIRLLSAGILMLSIAIMTGNENVWEIWKTPMNRVKIIVFGICGMLGVQYTYFAAIEASNAATATLLQYTGPVMIVLYLLLRHKVAPTKYQVMAIILALTGTFLLVTHGNYTTLSISGWALFWGLASAVGLAIYTLQPIKLLKEFGSGVVVGWGMIIGGIGMSFIHPPWNIVGELTVPSIIAVIFIIIFGTIIAFFSYLESLKYLKPTEASLLACAEPLSAAIIAVIWLNVVFGLSEWIGAFCIITTVAILSFGKEKEKETSENQSYEEVG; translated from the coding sequence ATGACCAATCTTAAGAAATCAAGAATTATCGGAATTTGCCTAGTACTTACAGGGGCAATTTTGTGGGGAGTTTCAGGATCTGTTGCTCAATATTTATTTGAAGAGCATGGCTTTAATGCAGAATGGTTAGTGGTGATAAGGCTATTAAGTGCAGGGATTCTAATGCTATCAATAGCTATAATGACAGGAAATGAGAATGTGTGGGAAATATGGAAGACTCCTATGAATCGAGTAAAAATCATCGTTTTTGGGATATGTGGAATGCTCGGGGTTCAATATACATATTTTGCAGCAATAGAAGCAAGTAATGCGGCAACCGCAACACTACTTCAGTATACCGGCCCAGTGATGATTGTTTTGTATCTTTTACTCCGTCATAAAGTGGCCCCAACAAAGTATCAAGTAATGGCTATTATTTTAGCTTTAACAGGAACATTTTTACTAGTCACACATGGAAACTATACGACTTTATCGATTTCAGGCTGGGCATTATTTTGGGGGCTAGCTTCTGCTGTCGGGTTAGCGATTTACACACTACAACCTATTAAGCTTCTTAAAGAATTTGGCTCAGGTGTTGTCGTTGGATGGGGTATGATTATTGGCGGAATTGGAATGAGCTTTATTCATCCACCATGGAATATTGTAGGAGAACTGACTGTACCATCAATTATTGCTGTAATATTTATTATTATTTTTGGAACGATTATCGCTTTTTTTAGTTATCTCGAAAGCTTGAAATATTTAAAGCCGACAGAAGCGAGTTTATTAGCTTGTGCTGAACCACTTTCAGCAGCAATCATCGCCGTTATTTGGTTGAATGTAGTATTTGGATTGTCAGAATGGATTGGTGCCTTCTGTATCATTACAACGGTTGCGATCCTGTCATTTGGAAAAGAAAAGGAGAAAGAAACAAGCGAAAATCAGTCGTATGAAGAGGTTGGGTAA
- a CDS encoding PAS domain S-box protein produces the protein MSENIEGIDYKEVIEYALDPLIVHSQLKIIYVNEAAEKFFRAPREGLIGASPLDIFKDTSKPAITKRISGAYREPAELIEETIYKMDGTSVEVELYCHPIKIGETKAIQTYVKDITERKQQEIIHHEMNIQINEIASNIVPILEGIAVLPLVGAINQDRAMHLLELVPVNVKEQEITCLIIDFSGIYKIDNLVIDSIFKIINVLNVIGVKCILTGVRPQLAIEAVNLGFNLKNIITFSNVKDALYFLGGNNTK, from the coding sequence ATGAGTGAAAATATTGAAGGTATAGATTACAAGGAAGTAATTGAATATGCACTTGATCCGCTAATTGTACATTCGCAACTGAAGATAATATATGTAAATGAGGCAGCAGAAAAGTTTTTTAGAGCTCCAAGGGAAGGGTTGATTGGAGCAAGTCCGTTGGATATTTTTAAAGACACCTCTAAACCCGCAATTACAAAAAGAATTTCCGGAGCTTATCGTGAACCCGCCGAGCTTATTGAGGAAACTATATATAAAATGGATGGAACGTCAGTAGAAGTTGAGTTATATTGTCACCCTATTAAGATAGGAGAAACAAAAGCCATTCAAACTTATGTAAAAGACATCACGGAGAGAAAACAACAAGAAATCATACATCATGAAATGAATATACAAATAAATGAGATAGCGTCCAATATTGTCCCCATCCTAGAAGGCATTGCTGTTCTTCCTTTAGTAGGAGCAATAAATCAAGATAGGGCTATGCACCTCTTAGAATTGGTGCCAGTCAATGTTAAAGAGCAAGAAATAACCTGTTTAATTATAGATTTTTCAGGAATTTATAAAATTGATAATTTAGTTATTGACTCTATATTTAAAATTATCAATGTACTAAACGTAATAGGGGTAAAGTGCATTTTAACTGGGGTAAGACCACAATTAGCCATAGAAGCAGTTAACCTTGGGTTTAACTTAAAAAACATAATTACTTTCTCCAATGTTAAGGATGCTTTATATTTTTTAGGAGGAAACAATACAAAGTAA
- a CDS encoding polysaccharide deacetylase family protein — MKKIIIIISITIVFLISLGYLINEISKSRSFQFFGGLITSVETNEKVVALTFDDGPGANTDKILDILSKHDVKGTFYLTGHEIENFFDDGVNIVQAGHEIGNHSYSHKRMVFKSPSFIKDEIEKTDELIRQIGFEGEITFRPPFGKRLLFLPYYLSENDRNTILWNIEPETNPEIASDSHNIVNHIVDNIVPGSIILLHVMYESRIESLNAVEGIVISLKEQGYTFVTVSELLELEN; from the coding sequence ATGAAAAAAATAATCATAATTATCAGTATTACAATCGTATTTCTTATTAGTTTAGGTTATTTAATAAATGAGATATCTAAATCAAGATCGTTCCAGTTTTTTGGAGGCTTAATCACAAGTGTAGAAACAAATGAAAAAGTAGTAGCATTAACGTTTGATGATGGTCCTGGTGCTAACACAGATAAAATATTAGATATTTTAAGTAAACATGATGTGAAAGGGACCTTTTACTTAACAGGACATGAGATTGAGAATTTTTTTGATGATGGAGTTAACATTGTACAAGCAGGGCATGAAATTGGAAATCACTCTTATTCCCACAAACGAATGGTTTTTAAATCACCATCTTTCATAAAAGATGAAATAGAGAAAACAGATGAATTGATACGCCAAATTGGCTTTGAAGGGGAAATCACATTTCGCCCACCTTTTGGAAAAAGATTATTGTTTTTGCCGTATTATTTATCAGAAAATGATAGAAATACAATCTTATGGAACATCGAACCGGAAACCAACCCTGAAATAGCTTCGGACTCACATAATATTGTTAATCATATAGTTGATAATATAGTGCCAGGTTCCATTATTTTGTTGCATGTCATGTATGAAAGCAGAATAGAATCTCTCAATGCTGTAGAAGGAATTGTTATTTCGCTAAAAGAACAAGGGTACACATTTGTGACAGTTTCCGAACTATTAGAACTTGAAAACTAG